The Anopheles merus strain MAF chromosome 2L, AmerM5.1, whole genome shotgun sequence genome has a segment encoding these proteins:
- the LOC121591746 gene encoding zinc finger BED domain-containing protein 4 isoform X1, with translation MDKPFTPKRMGKQCVSTVWNHFTNMNGKGAKCRHCFRSIAFSKGSTSNLKRHLSAKHPNIQLFRKQHPNKVVHEEDPDPLAVSSVAVNATDVSMNQLDTLGLPGTCTQLDAYIPQSMTDEKHRELDSMLIDFICNEYLPISIVESASFQTLVNSLNSDYILPNRQAVSNALLPQAYEEKLKTVKDELLAAKSVALSSDYWTNSSTNTHYMALTGHFIDQNFKLSCRLLECSEIPSDFSEENIAQWVSKVMKRFNIDNKVEIIVTQNARMAKAADDYTNLRRLPCFAHSLNQIMQEAIANSIQSTLAKVKHTVQHFKTNSKASQLLKQLQNQETVKLKLDFPARWNSTYDMVDRFLQNKTSLQSYFDLFKPEITIQNYEWPVLEQALEVLNVFNKATDFICVEKSVTISHVGVLRKMLLEHLTRIADRDEIVSGVRTMICTLQEGLINQLDPFKECTFVTQSMLLDPRIKKKGFRNEPEEYQQAYETIISELMAIQGASQANKKPSFSDEPKGGNNIYREFLDWDDDDEEDELNNPRQLAVHEFDMYLKERIINTDEDPLLWWQAHNLKYPTVYNLAIRVLNVPCSSIPCEQLFTKAGQEHLQKRERLLPKQCEKVMFIQYNV, from the exons ATGGATAAACCTTTTACACCAAAAC GTATGGGAAAGCAATGCGTCAGCACCGTTTGGAACCACTTCACAAACATGAACGGTAAAGGTGCTAAATGTCGCCATTGCTTTCGATCCATAGCATTTTCAAAAGGTTCTACTTCCAACCTAAAGCGGCATCTATCGGCCAAACATCCCAACATTCAGCTTTTTCGAAAGCAACACCCCAACAAAGTCGTCCACGAAGAAGATCCTGATCCTCTCGCCGTTTCATCTGTAGCAGTGAACGCAACGGATGTTAGTATGAACCAGCTAGATACGTTGGGACTGCCTGGGACCTGTACTCAGCTGGATGCTTATATTCCACAGTCAATGACAGATGAAAAGCATCGCGAGCTAGACTCGATGTTGATTGACTTTATTTGCAACGAATATTTACCCATCTCAATAGTGGAAAGTGCATCGTTTCAGACTCTAGTGAACAGTCTCAACTCAGATTACATACTTCCCAACAGACAAGCAGTATCAAATGCGTTACTGCCCCAAGCGTACGAAGAGAAGCTGAAAACCGTTAAAGACGAACTGTTGGCTGCCAAATCTGTGGCTTTATCGTCGGATTACTGGACAAATAGTAGTACCAACACTCACTATATGGCCCTAACTGGACACTTTATCGATCAGAACTTCAAGCTATCGTGCAGACTTTTGGAATGCTCTGAAATTCCAAGCGATTTTAGCGAAGAAAACATTGCCCAATGGGTTTCGAAGGTAATGAAGCGGTTTAACATCGATAACAAGGTTGAAATTATTGTCACGCAAAATGCCCGCATGGCCAAAGCTGCGGATGACTATACGAATCTTAGGCGGCTGCCATGTTTTGCCCACAGCCTGAACCAAATCATGCAGGAAGCAATCGCCAACTCGATACAATCCACCCTAGCGAAGGTGAAGCATACTGtgcaacattttaaaacaaattcaaaggCGTCACAGCTCCTGAAGCAACTACAAAATCAGGAAACTGTAAAGTTGAAGCTAGACTTTCCAGCGCGGTGGAATTCTACGTACGATATGGTGGATCGGTttctgcaaaataaaacatcactACAGTCGTACTTCGATCTGTTTAAACCGGAAATCACAATACAGAACTACGAGTGGCCAGTGCTAGAACAAGCGTTGGAGGTTCTAAACGTATTCAACAAGGCAACTGATTTTATATGCGTCGAAAAATCTGTCACCATCTCTCATGTTGGTGTGCTGCGAAAAATGCTACTAGAACACTTGACCAGGATTGCGGACAGAGATGAAATAGTGTCCGGCGTTCGAACTATGATCTGCACACTGCAGGAAGGTTTGATAAACCAGCTCGATCCATTTAAGGAATGCACATTCGTTACGCAATCAATGCTATTAGACCCGCGAATTAAGAAAAAAGGATTCCGGAACGAACCGGAAGAATACCAACAGGCGTACGAAACAATCATTAGTGAACTGATGGCGATTCAGGGAGCATCtcaggcaaacaaaaaaccatctTTCAGTGATGAACCCAAGGGTGGCAACAACATATATAGGGAGTTTTTGGATtgggacgatgacgatgaagaAGATGAGCTAAACAACCCGAGACAGCTAGCTGTCCACGAGTTTGACATGTATCTTAAAGAGCGCATTATAAACACTGACGAAGATCCGCTGCTTTGGTGGCAAGCGCATAATTTAAAGTATCCCACTGTCTACAATCTAGCGATCAGAGTGCTTAACGTTCCTTGCTCCTCTATTCCCTGTGAACAACTATTTACCAAGGCAGGACAGGAACACTTACAAAAACGAGAAAGATTGTTACCGAAACAATGTGAGAAAGTTATGTTCATCCAATACAATGTATAA
- the LOC121591746 gene encoding zinc finger BED domain-containing protein 4 isoform X2, which translates to MNQLDTLGLPGTCTQLDAYIPQSMTDEKHRELDSMLIDFICNEYLPISIVESASFQTLVNSLNSDYILPNRQAVSNALLPQAYEEKLKTVKDELLAAKSVALSSDYWTNSSTNTHYMALTGHFIDQNFKLSCRLLECSEIPSDFSEENIAQWVSKVMKRFNIDNKVEIIVTQNARMAKAADDYTNLRRLPCFAHSLNQIMQEAIANSIQSTLAKVKHTVQHFKTNSKASQLLKQLQNQETVKLKLDFPARWNSTYDMVDRFLQNKTSLQSYFDLFKPEITIQNYEWPVLEQALEVLNVFNKATDFICVEKSVTISHVGVLRKMLLEHLTRIADRDEIVSGVRTMICTLQEGLINQLDPFKECTFVTQSMLLDPRIKKKGFRNEPEEYQQAYETIISELMAIQGASQANKKPSFSDEPKGGNNIYREFLDWDDDDEEDELNNPRQLAVHEFDMYLKERIINTDEDPLLWWQAHNLKYPTVYNLAIRVLNVPCSSIPCEQLFTKAGQEHLQKRERLLPKQCEKVMFIQYNV; encoded by the coding sequence ATGAACCAGCTAGATACGTTGGGACTGCCTGGGACCTGTACTCAGCTGGATGCTTATATTCCACAGTCAATGACAGATGAAAAGCATCGCGAGCTAGACTCGATGTTGATTGACTTTATTTGCAACGAATATTTACCCATCTCAATAGTGGAAAGTGCATCGTTTCAGACTCTAGTGAACAGTCTCAACTCAGATTACATACTTCCCAACAGACAAGCAGTATCAAATGCGTTACTGCCCCAAGCGTACGAAGAGAAGCTGAAAACCGTTAAAGACGAACTGTTGGCTGCCAAATCTGTGGCTTTATCGTCGGATTACTGGACAAATAGTAGTACCAACACTCACTATATGGCCCTAACTGGACACTTTATCGATCAGAACTTCAAGCTATCGTGCAGACTTTTGGAATGCTCTGAAATTCCAAGCGATTTTAGCGAAGAAAACATTGCCCAATGGGTTTCGAAGGTAATGAAGCGGTTTAACATCGATAACAAGGTTGAAATTATTGTCACGCAAAATGCCCGCATGGCCAAAGCTGCGGATGACTATACGAATCTTAGGCGGCTGCCATGTTTTGCCCACAGCCTGAACCAAATCATGCAGGAAGCAATCGCCAACTCGATACAATCCACCCTAGCGAAGGTGAAGCATACTGtgcaacattttaaaacaaattcaaaggCGTCACAGCTCCTGAAGCAACTACAAAATCAGGAAACTGTAAAGTTGAAGCTAGACTTTCCAGCGCGGTGGAATTCTACGTACGATATGGTGGATCGGTttctgcaaaataaaacatcactACAGTCGTACTTCGATCTGTTTAAACCGGAAATCACAATACAGAACTACGAGTGGCCAGTGCTAGAACAAGCGTTGGAGGTTCTAAACGTATTCAACAAGGCAACTGATTTTATATGCGTCGAAAAATCTGTCACCATCTCTCATGTTGGTGTGCTGCGAAAAATGCTACTAGAACACTTGACCAGGATTGCGGACAGAGATGAAATAGTGTCCGGCGTTCGAACTATGATCTGCACACTGCAGGAAGGTTTGATAAACCAGCTCGATCCATTTAAGGAATGCACATTCGTTACGCAATCAATGCTATTAGACCCGCGAATTAAGAAAAAAGGATTCCGGAACGAACCGGAAGAATACCAACAGGCGTACGAAACAATCATTAGTGAACTGATGGCGATTCAGGGAGCATCtcaggcaaacaaaaaaccatctTTCAGTGATGAACCCAAGGGTGGCAACAACATATATAGGGAGTTTTTGGATtgggacgatgacgatgaagaAGATGAGCTAAACAACCCGAGACAGCTAGCTGTCCACGAGTTTGACATGTATCTTAAAGAGCGCATTATAAACACTGACGAAGATCCGCTGCTTTGGTGGCAAGCGCATAATTTAAAGTATCCCACTGTCTACAATCTAGCGATCAGAGTGCTTAACGTTCCTTGCTCCTCTATTCCCTGTGAACAACTATTTACCAAGGCAGGACAGGAACACTTACAAAAACGAGAAAGATTGTTACCGAAACAATGTGAGAAAGTTATGTTCATCCAATACAATGTATAA